The DNA window CGTTCGACTCCTACTTCTCGGGCAACACGGTGCAGATCTGCCCGGTGGGCGCGCTGACCGGGATGGCGTACCGGTTTCGGGCGCGCCCGTTCGACCTGGTCTCCAGCCCGAGCGTGTGCGAGCACTGCGCCTCGGGTTGCGCGCAGCGCACCGACCACCGCCGCGGCAAGGTGCTGCGGCGCCTGGCCGGTGACGACCCCGAGGTCAACGAGGAGTGGAACTGCGACAAGGGGCGGTGGGCGTTCAACTACGCGATCGCCCCGGATGTCATCGCCACCCCCCTGATCCGCGGCGAAGACGGCGTGCTGACGCCCGCGTCGTGGTCGCACGCGATGGCGACGGCGATCCGGGGCCTCGATGCGGCCCGCGGGCGCACCGGCGTCCTGGTCGGCGGCCGCGCCACCTTGGAGGACGCCTACGCGTACTCCAAATTCACCCGAATCGTGTTGGACAGCAACGACATCGACTTTCGCGCCCGTCCGCACTCGGCCGAGGAGGCCGCTTTCCTGGCGGCGCGGATCGCCGGCCGCCGCGACGTCGGCTACGCCGATCTCGAATCCGCGCCGGTGGTGCTGCTGGTCGGGTTCGAGCCGGAAGAAGAGTCGCCGATCGTGTTCCTGCGGCTGCGCAAGGCGGCCCGCAAGCGCGGCGTCCCGGTGTACGCGGTCGCGCCGTTCGCGACCCGCGCGCTGCACAAGATGGCGGGCCGGCTGCTGCAAACCGCACCCGGCGCCGAAGCGGCCACGCTGGACGGCCTGACCACCGGCGAGGTGGGCGAGCTGCTGTCGGCTCCGGGCGCGGTCATCATGCTCGGCGAGCGCCTGGCCGCGGTGCCCGGCGGATTGTCCGCCGCCGCGCGGCTCGCCGACGCCACCGGGGCCCGGCTGGCGTGGGTGCCACGGCGGGCCGGCGAGCGCGGCGCACTCGAGGCCGGCGCGTTGCCCGGCCTGCTGCCCGGTGGCCGCCCACTGGACGACGAGGCCGCCCGCGCGCAGATCGCCGCGGCCTGGAACGTCTCCGAACTGCCTTCCGCCCGTGGACGCGACGTGGACGGCATCCTGGCCGGCGCCGCCGACGGCACGCTGGGGGCACTGGTGGTGGGCGGTGTCGAACCCGACGACTTCGCCGACCCCGCAGCAGTGCTGGCCGCGCTGGACGCCGCCGGGTTCGTGGTCAGCCTGGAGCTGCGGCACAGCGCCGTGACCGAGCGCGCCGACGTGGTGTTCCCGGTCGCGCCGACGACGCAGAAGGTCGGGGCCTTCGTCAACTGGGAGGGCCGGTACCGCCCGTTCGAACCGGCGCTGCACGGCACGACAAAGCAGGCCGCCCAGTCCGACCACCAGGTGCTCGACGCGCTGGCCGACGAGATGGGCATCTACCTGGGGCTCTCGACCGCCGACGCGGCGCGCGCGGAACTGGCGAGGCTGGGCACCTGGGACGGCAACTGGGCCGCCGGGCCCGACGTCGCCGCGCCGACCGGGCCCGGTGAGCAGCCGGACAAAGGCCAGGCGGTGCTGACCGGCTGGCGGATGCTGCTGGACGCCGGCCGGATGCAGGACGGCGAACCGCACCTGGCCGGGACCGCGCGCACACCCGTGGCGCGGCTGTCGGCCGGCACGGCGGCCGAGATCGGCGCCGCCGACGGCGACGAGGTCACGGTCAGCACACCGCGCGGCTCGATCACCCTGCCGCTGAGCGTCACGGACATGCCCGACCGGGTGGTGTGGCTCCCGCTGAACTCGCCGGGTTCGGCGGTACACCGGGAGCTGGGCGTGACCATGGGGAGCACGGTGAACATCGGAGTGGGCAAATGACCGGCTTGAGCGCCTTCGGACACGACACGTGGTGGCTGGTGCTGGGCAAGGCGCTGGCCATCTTCGTGTTCCTCATGCTCAACGT is part of the Mycobacterium sp. HUMS_12744610 genome and encodes:
- a CDS encoding NADH-quinone oxidoreductase subunit G, with translation MTAAAKPETGGEVSRPEMVTLTIDGNEISVPKGTLVIRAAELMGIQIPRFCDHPLLDPVGACRQCLVEVEGQRKPMASCTTVATDDMVVRTQLTSEAADKAQHGVMELLLINHPLDCPMCDKGGECPLQNQAMSNGRADSRFTDVKRTFAKPINISSEVLLDRERCILCARCTRFSEQIAGDPFIDMQERGALQQVGIYANEPFDSYFSGNTVQICPVGALTGMAYRFRARPFDLVSSPSVCEHCASGCAQRTDHRRGKVLRRLAGDDPEVNEEWNCDKGRWAFNYAIAPDVIATPLIRGEDGVLTPASWSHAMATAIRGLDAARGRTGVLVGGRATLEDAYAYSKFTRIVLDSNDIDFRARPHSAEEAAFLAARIAGRRDVGYADLESAPVVLLVGFEPEEESPIVFLRLRKAARKRGVPVYAVAPFATRALHKMAGRLLQTAPGAEAATLDGLTTGEVGELLSAPGAVIMLGERLAAVPGGLSAAARLADATGARLAWVPRRAGERGALEAGALPGLLPGGRPLDDEAARAQIAAAWNVSELPSARGRDVDGILAGAADGTLGALVVGGVEPDDFADPAAVLAALDAAGFVVSLELRHSAVTERADVVFPVAPTTQKVGAFVNWEGRYRPFEPALHGTTKQAAQSDHQVLDALADEMGIYLGLSTADAARAELARLGTWDGNWAAGPDVAAPTGPGEQPDKGQAVLTGWRMLLDAGRMQDGEPHLAGTARTPVARLSAGTAAEIGAADGDEVTVSTPRGSITLPLSVTDMPDRVVWLPLNSPGSAVHRELGVTMGSTVNIGVGK